A genome region from Pseudorca crassidens isolate mPseCra1 chromosome 20, mPseCra1.hap1, whole genome shotgun sequence includes the following:
- the LOC137215386 gene encoding zinc finger protein 211-like translates to MAAPALRDQAQGSVTFEDVAVYFSWEEWCLLDEVQIHLYLDVMLENFALVCMLGSWHRVEDEETPFEQSVSAGVSQIRTSSAGSSPEKAQLCKMCLPVLRDILHLAEEQGTNRGQKAYTCGACGKQFYFTANLQEHQKQHIREKPFSCDMGRPAFFKSCTIHATGNLSTYMEIGNNYVAKIGLQKQVTNTRKKLNNSKVCEAVFHSGKCHHSCGEGNKFSSHTEILVQSETVLTCERFCECSNCGKACTQRSNHSQHQKVHTGERPYECSQCGKFFTHKSSFLTHQRVHSGERPYECSECGKSFTTRSGLYYHLRVHTGERPYECNECGKSFSNRSILCNHQRVHSGEKPFECSECGKFFSRNGHLSAHKKVHTGEKPYECNKCGKFFTAKTSLHYHQRIHSGEKPYECSQCGKSFTTSSGFYYHQRVHSGERPYECSECGKSFTSSSGLYYHQRVHSGERPYECSECGKSFTTSSALYYHQRVHSGERPYECSECGKCFTGSSSLNRHQRVHSGERPYECIACGKCFSIISDLYVHQRIHTGERPYKCNECGKCFTDTSSLRRHQRVHTGERPYECTECGKCFSRRQLLYIHRKIHTGEKPCE, encoded by the coding sequence gTTCTTGGCACCGGGTCGAGGATGAAGAGACACCTTTTGAACAGAGCGTATCTGCAGGAGTGTCACAGATCAGGACTTCCAGTGCAGGTTCATCTCCTGAGAAGGCCCAGCTCTGTAAGATGTGCCTCCCAGTCTTGAGAGACATTTTGCACTTGGCTGAAGAGCAAGGAACAAATAGGGGGCAGAAAGCATACACATGTGGGGCATGTGGGAAACAGTTCTATTTCACTGCAAACCTTCAAGAGCACCAGAAGCAGCACATTAGAGAGAAACCCTTCAGCTGTGATATGGGGAGACCCGCATTTTTCAAAAGCTGCACAATCCATGCAACAGGGAATCTCTCTACCTACATGGAGATTGGGAACAACTATGTGGCCAAAATTGGACTTCAGAAACAGGTTACTAATACCAGGAAGAAACTGAACAACAGTAAGGTGTGTGAAGCTGTTTTTCACAGTGGAAAATGTCATCACAGCTGTGGAGAAGGCAACAAATTCTCCAGCCACACAGAAATACTTGTTCAGTCTGAGACAGTCCTCACTTGTGAAAGGTTTTGTGAATGCAGCAACTGTGGGAAAGCCTGCACCCAAAGAAGTAACCATAGTCAGCACCAGAaggttcacactggagaaaggccttatgaatGCAGCCAATGTGGAAAATTTTTTACCCACAAATCTAGTTTCCTTACACATCAGAGAGTTCACAGTGgggaaaggccttatgagtgcagtgaatgtggaaaaTCTTTTACTACTAGGTCTGGCCTCTATTATCATCTGcgagttcacactggagaaaggccttatgagtgcaatgaatgtgggaaatcttttagTAATAGGTCAATCCTTTGTAATCATCAGAGAgttcacagtggagaaaagccttttgagtgcagtgaatgtgggaaattctTTAGCCGAAATGGACACCTCAGTGCCCATAAGAAAGTTCATACTGGAGAAAAGCCTTATGAATGCAATAAATGTGGAAAATTTTTTACTGCTAAGACGAGCCTTCATTACCATCAGCGAattcacagtggagaaaagccTTATGAGTGTAGTcaatgtgggaaatcttttacTACTAGCTCTGGTTTCTATTATCATCAGAGAGTTCAcagtggagaaaggccttatgagtgcagtgaatgtgggaaatcttttacTAGTAGTTCTGGTCTCTATTATCATCAGAGAGTTCAcagtggagaaaggccttatgagtgcagtgaatgtgggaaatcttttacTACTAGTTCTGCTCTCTATTATCATCAGAGAGTTCAcagtggagaaaggccttatgagtgcagtgaatgtgggaagtgTTTTACTGGTAGCTCGAGCCTTAATCGTCATCAGAGGGTTCAcagtggagaaaggccttatgagtgcatTGCATGTGGGAAATGTTTTAGTATtatatctgatctttatgttcatcagagaattcacacaggagaaaggccttatAAGTGCAATGAATGTGGGAAATGTTTTACTGATACGTCAAGCCTTCGTCGTcatcagagagttcacactggagaaaggccttatgagtgtaCTGAATGTGGGAAATGCTTTAGCCGAAGACAGCTCCTCTATATCCATAGGAAAATCCACACTGGAGAAAAGCCTTGTGAGTGA